A genomic region of Fodinisporobacter ferrooxydans contains the following coding sequences:
- a CDS encoding ABC-F family ATP-binding cassette domain-containing protein → MILLQASHIQKSFAGDPILRDASITIQDKDRSALIGINGAGKSTLFKIIAGQFTPDTGDISISKQATIGYLAQTGSLDTEQTIFTAMRAVFQHISEMESQLKNLELQMGDEEILGNSSAYEKLMQSYSALTEAFEEAGGYAVDAKIRGVLHGLGFPEETHQTIIHTLSGGQKTRLALCKLLLQEPSVLLLDEPTNYLDMDTVQWLEQYLRQYQGAVLVISHDRYFIDHFANAVYELNDGVIKQYKGNYTDFLKQKEAELEQTIKLFEQQQGEIARLEDFVRRNIARASTSKRAQSKQKLLDKIERIDKPTINQQVFFSFETAKRSGNDVLQGTQLGSFLGDRWIFRNLHLEIRRGDRIALLGPNGIGKSTLIKSLIGELPLAEGYVQLGANVQIGYYDQEHSSLSSTSTILQEVWNEYPALDRTTVRSVLGQFLFSGEEVEKLISSLSGGEKARVLLAKLMLKQANFLILDEPTNHLDLLSKEILEEALANYDGTLLFISHDRYFINKLANRVIELTPLGMKSYLGNYDDFVEKKAQLLALQALQNTPAMPKNNESPSVKTSANQERRSEDKQRQREERKRKRQIEEVEQKISELEDAIAWIEQQLCDPATFADPEQSIAINTRYQELQTQLETLFVTWEELQED, encoded by the coding sequence ATGATTCTTTTACAAGCATCCCACATTCAAAAATCATTTGCCGGCGATCCGATATTGCGAGACGCCAGCATTACCATTCAAGACAAAGATCGAAGCGCGTTAATCGGCATCAACGGTGCAGGAAAATCAACTCTGTTTAAAATTATCGCAGGCCAATTCACTCCCGACACCGGAGACATATCGATCAGCAAGCAGGCAACGATCGGCTACTTGGCCCAAACAGGGAGTCTTGATACAGAACAAACGATTTTTACCGCAATGCGTGCAGTGTTTCAACATATTTCCGAAATGGAAAGCCAATTAAAAAATCTAGAACTGCAAATGGGCGATGAAGAGATTCTTGGCAACTCTTCCGCTTACGAAAAACTTATGCAATCCTATTCCGCATTAACAGAAGCTTTTGAAGAAGCCGGCGGCTATGCCGTTGATGCAAAAATTCGCGGCGTTTTACATGGGCTGGGCTTTCCGGAAGAAACCCACCAAACGATCATACATACATTAAGCGGCGGACAAAAAACGCGACTTGCTTTATGTAAATTGTTGCTGCAGGAACCTTCTGTTTTGTTGCTGGATGAGCCAACAAACTATTTGGACATGGACACCGTCCAATGGCTGGAACAATACTTGCGCCAATACCAAGGAGCGGTATTGGTCATTTCTCATGATCGGTATTTTATCGATCACTTCGCCAATGCCGTGTATGAGTTAAATGATGGAGTAATTAAACAGTATAAAGGGAATTACACCGATTTTTTGAAACAAAAAGAAGCGGAACTGGAACAAACAATCAAGCTGTTTGAGCAGCAACAAGGCGAAATTGCCCGTCTGGAAGACTTTGTTCGCCGCAACATCGCGCGGGCTTCTACCTCCAAACGGGCACAGAGCAAACAAAAACTCCTTGATAAAATCGAACGGATCGACAAACCTACGATAAATCAACAAGTTTTCTTTTCCTTCGAAACTGCCAAGCGAAGCGGCAATGACGTACTACAAGGTACACAGCTTGGAAGTTTTCTCGGCGACCGCTGGATTTTCCGCAATCTCCATTTGGAAATCCGGCGTGGCGATCGGATTGCACTTTTAGGACCAAATGGGATTGGAAAATCCACGTTGATTAAAAGTTTAATCGGTGAACTTCCACTGGCGGAAGGATATGTTCAATTGGGAGCCAATGTGCAAATCGGATATTACGACCAGGAGCATAGTTCTCTTTCTTCTACATCTACCATCCTTCAGGAAGTATGGAACGAATATCCGGCACTTGACCGAACAACCGTACGCAGCGTACTGGGGCAGTTTTTATTCAGCGGCGAAGAAGTCGAAAAACTCATTTCATCATTGAGCGGCGGAGAAAAAGCTCGTGTTTTATTGGCAAAACTCATGCTCAAACAAGCGAACTTTTTAATTCTTGACGAACCGACCAATCACCTGGATTTATTGAGCAAAGAAATATTGGAAGAAGCGTTAGCCAACTATGATGGTACGCTTTTATTCATCTCACATGATCGATATTTTATTAATAAGCTTGCCAATCGCGTCATTGAGTTAACCCCTTTGGGAATGAAATCCTATTTGGGAAACTATGATGATTTTGTCGAAAAAAAGGCCCAACTGCTCGCATTGCAGGCACTGCAAAATACGCCTGCAATGCCAAAAAATAATGAATCCCCCTCTGTCAAGACATCCGCCAACCAAGAGCGGAGGTCGGAAGATAAGCAGCGGCAACGCGAGGAGCGAAAGCGGAAACGGCAAATAGAGGAAGTTGAGCAAAAGATATCAGAACTGGAAGATGCAATTGCATGGATCGAACAACAATTATGTGATCCGGCTACTTTTGCAGACCCTGAACAATCAATCGCCATCAACACTCGCTATCAGGAATTGCAAACTCAACTGGAAACGTTATTTGTCACTTGGGAAGAGTTGCAGGAAGATTAA
- a CDS encoding phosphatase PAP2 family protein has product MQVHILIWIQQLEHAWLDVWMILSSFFGNTNFYIFAIPIVYWFFGKRLGIRVATLVIASISMNEALKVWFQVIRPIGHPGIRSLYIQSAPGYSFPSGHSQSAITFWGYLATRFRNIWFTILAGAIIVTITFSRLYLGVHWPLDVLAGLLLGAAVIWLGLRMEDFFREKRLTSFARIFSAGVLSVFIFFIYPKAEGIELSGYLFGMLIGYMIEEKMLTCTVPSFILDRLGVLIVGSGVLAALREIFMLLIPPENLYYWLAYSVLGLYISWMAPWLFVKLGFYRRKGC; this is encoded by the coding sequence ATGCAAGTACATATTCTTATCTGGATTCAACAATTGGAACATGCCTGGTTAGATGTATGGATGATTCTCTCTTCATTTTTTGGAAATACGAACTTCTATATTTTTGCCATTCCCATTGTCTATTGGTTCTTCGGAAAACGATTGGGTATCCGCGTTGCAACACTTGTTATTGCTTCGATCAGCATGAATGAAGCATTGAAAGTTTGGTTTCAGGTGATTCGTCCAATCGGCCATCCGGGAATCCGGTCCTTGTATATTCAATCTGCACCAGGATATTCTTTCCCGAGTGGGCATAGTCAATCAGCTATCACGTTTTGGGGGTATTTGGCCACCAGATTTCGAAACATTTGGTTTACGATACTTGCCGGCGCGATAATCGTTACTATTACATTTTCGCGATTATACTTAGGTGTTCATTGGCCGTTGGATGTTTTAGCCGGACTATTGCTGGGAGCCGCTGTGATCTGGTTGGGTTTGCGAATGGAGGATTTTTTTAGGGAAAAGCGGTTGACTTCCTTTGCGAGAATTTTTTCTGCAGGGGTGTTATCAGTCTTTATCTTTTTTATTTATCCAAAAGCAGAGGGAATTGAACTAAGCGGATATTTGTTTGGTATGCTTATTGGATATATGATAGAAGAAAAAATGTTAACATGCACAGTGCCAAGTTTCATTCTGGATCGTTTGGGTGTACTGATTGTTGGCAGCGGAGTGTTGGCTGCTTTGCGCGAAATTTTTATGCTGCTGATACCACCGGAGAATCTTTATTATTGGTTGGCATATAGCGTACTTGGTTTGTATATTAGCTGGATGGCGCCGTGGCTGTTTGTCAAACTTGGTTTTTATCGAAGAAAAGGTTGTTGA
- a CDS encoding 5-formyltetrahydrofolate cyclo-ligase, producing MIVVSSYGNEFSVEPIEGRTILTLVNDKVKIPELDGIPFQCQSGTCKRCIVFVKQGHEYLAPPSQTEMRALGPRLGNGFRLACQTKAIQQKKFLRQKMIRKRQELDAEYRAAADKIIIERCMGLSAIQNAKTIMLYSDFRGEVGTRQFVERLLEDGKQVFLPVTDHAAKLLLPVQITGFEQLHPGAYGILEPQIPPEAVINKQDASNVSLDVVVVPGVAFRTDGGRLGYGGGFYDRFLANLPNPVIKIGLAYQFQIDETFPVDDHDVMMDLVVTQKKVYGTK from the coding sequence ATGATCGTAGTTTCGAGTTATGGCAATGAATTTTCCGTAGAGCCAATTGAAGGCCGGACAATATTGACTTTAGTCAATGATAAAGTGAAAATTCCCGAATTGGATGGCATACCTTTTCAATGCCAATCGGGTACATGCAAACGTTGCATCGTATTTGTGAAACAAGGCCATGAATACTTGGCACCGCCGAGTCAAACAGAAATGCGTGCATTAGGTCCCAGGTTAGGAAACGGATTCAGATTAGCATGTCAAACAAAAGCCATTCAACAAAAAAAATTTTTACGGCAAAAAATGATACGGAAACGGCAAGAACTTGATGCAGAATATAGGGCTGCTGCCGACAAGATTATTATAGAACGATGCATGGGGCTGTCTGCCATTCAAAATGCCAAAACCATCATGCTGTATTCTGATTTTCGCGGTGAAGTTGGAACTCGCCAATTCGTTGAACGATTATTGGAGGACGGGAAACAAGTTTTTTTGCCAGTTACCGATCACGCGGCAAAATTATTGCTACCTGTACAAATCACGGGTTTTGAACAACTGCATCCAGGTGCATATGGTATTCTGGAACCGCAGATTCCGCCAGAAGCTGTGATAAATAAGCAGGATGCGTCCAATGTTTCTCTTGACGTTGTTGTTGTTCCTGGAGTTGCATTCCGAACAGATGGAGGACGCTTAGGTTATGGAGGAGGATTTTATGACCGTTTTCTAGCGAATCTACCCAATCCAGTGATAAAGATTGGTTTAGCATATCAGTTTCAAATTGATGAAACATTTCCTGTGGACGATCATGATGTAATGATGGATCTCGTTGTGACGCAGAAAAAAGTGTATGGAACCAAGTGA